AAGAAACAAATTCTAATTGCGGAAGGATTTTCCGCGAGATTGATCTGGCCGCTTCTCACCCAAAGTAACGACAAAATACTTTCTGCATTTTTGATTTTCCCAAACCCTCTGCCTGTATCCGGATACTCCACATCTATTTTGGAAAAAACGGATTGGTTTTTAAGGAATTTGACCCAAATCCCTAAGTTCTTCTGGGACCCATTCGGCTTAGAAAAGTTATGGAACGGATTAGAAAAGGAAGATCTCTATTCCCAAAAGGCAAAATGTCCGGTGGGTATCCTACTTCCCAGAACTGTTGGTCCTTTAGCTACCCAAGCGGAAATATTACAAAATTTTTCCGTCGGAACTTCGGTCTTTAGATGGGAAGCTCAAAATCCAAGATTTTTAGAACCGACCGGTTGGCTGCTGTCTAAAATCCTAGAACCATTCTTAAAATCTGGTGGGCAAAAACCGGTGAAAGATAGCTCTAGGACAAGGTTCTGAAAATGTCAGTGCGTAAAATTCTCAAAATCGGCGATCCACTTCTAAGAAAGACCAGCGAAACTGTTCATCCGGACGAATTGGGAACCAAAGAATTCAAAAAGTTGATCCGGGACATGTTTGATACAATGAGACATGCGGACGGCGTAGGCCTTGCCGCACCTCAGATCGGTATCATGAAGAAGATCGTAGTAGTCGGATCCGACCCGGAAGATGATAGTCCTTCACGAGTTCCGGAAAGAATTTTGATCAATCCTGAGATCAAACCGGTCACAGACTCACTAGACGGTAACTGGGAAGGTTGTCTTTCCGTTCCGGGTATGAGGGGTTATGTGGAAAGACCCAATAAGATCCAAATGAAATGGATGGATGAAAAAGGAAGCATCCACGATGAAATCATCGAAGGATATTCCGCAATCGTATACCAACATGAATGCGATCACCTAAACGGAGTCTTATACGTAGATAGATTGAAGAGCACAAAAATGTTTGGCTTCAACGACTCCATGGAACTGACCGGTCCTATCCTGGACTAAAAGAACTTCTCCCTAAACACTTAAGCGGAAGCCCCTATGAAAAGTATCATCGAATATTTCCTCTCGAAAAGTATCTTCGTAAATCTACTCACAGTCCTAATCATCTTTGCAGGAAGTTTTCTTGCGGTTAAAATGAATAGAGAAGCGTTTCCAAATATCAATTTTGATATAGTCTCTATATCTACTCTATATCTGGGTGCTTCTCCGCAAGAGGTGGAAAAGTTAGTCACGAACCCTCTGGAAAAAGCGATCAAAGAAGTGGATGGGATCAAAGAATATAGATCCGCTTCTATCGAAGGTAGATCCGGGATCGTGATCACATTGGATCCTGATACAAAGGATACCCAAAAAGTGGTGGATGATATTAAATCCGCCATTGACCGCGTAGAGGATCTTCCGGAAGAAGTGGAAGATCCGATCGTAACCGAGATCACAACTGCAAGAACACCAGTGATCGAAGTCTCCATCACATTAAAAGAAGATGATGGATCTGTCGAGGCCGAGAAAAAATTACGTGCGCAGGCAAAGATCGTAGAACAAGCGCTTTTGGATATTTCGGGAGTAGCGAAGGTCTCGCGCAGAGGCTGGAGAGAGACCGAAATGCAAGTGGATATTCTTCCGAATAGCCTATTCGGTTTTTATCTCACCGGTCAAGATGTGATCGGCGCATTGAGAAACCGTAACGTAAACGTCCCGGGTGGAAATGTCACTGGCCTGGATAAAGAGATCATACTAAGGACGATCGGAGAATTCGATACCCCAGAAGAGATCTCCAAAGTACATGTTAGGGGGAACGAGATCGGAAATGCGATCCGTATCCAGGACATTGCTAGGGTAACGGAAGGTTTAAGAGAAGCGGAATATATAGAGAACGTAAACGGCACTAAGACCGTAGCTCTTACAGTCCTAAAAAGGCAAAGTGCGGATGCGATCAAAGTAGTAGATAATGTAAAATCAACCGTGGAAAAATTCCGCAAAGGTTCTCCCGAGTTCCAGTATGCATTCGTAAACGATCTTTCTAAATACATTCGGCGTAGATTAAATGTCCTAATTTCAAACGCTACATTCGGGATGATCCTAGTTACCGGATCTTTATTCTTCTTCTTGGGATGGAGAGTGGCACTTATGACCGCTCTTGGTATTCCGGTCTCTTTCGGTGCCACATTCTTCATCATGGATCAATTCGGTCTGACTTTGAATTTGATCTCAATGTTCGGACTAGTCCTGGTCGTAGGTATCCTTGTGGATGATGCGATCATCATTTGTGAAAACGTTTATCGATATATAGAGGAAGGACTTCCTCCATACGAGGCAACCTTAAAAGGAACCTTAGAAGTGGTTTCCCCAGTGACAGCAACAGTTACTACAACGATTGCTGCGTTTGCTCCACTCCTATTCATGCCGGGAATTTTCGGTAAATTCGTATTCAGCATTCCGCTTGTTGTGATTATCGCGCTCTGCGCTTCATTGGCGGAAGCATTCTTCATTCTTCCAAACCACTTGTATGATATCAATAAAGGTGGAGTAAAAGCGGGAGAGATCAAAGAAGAGTCAGGATGGTTTTCTAAATTTAGGAACACGAAATATGTTCCTGCTCTTAAATTCGCATTAAATAATCCTTGGAAGATGACTATTGGTCTAGTCTCGTTATTGATCGCAAGTTTTATCATCCAGATCCTATTCTCCAAGTTTAAATTATTCCCCGGTTCCGTAGACCAGTTCTATGTAAAGGTCACCGCTAAAACCGGTGCTAGTTTGAATGAAACTTATCGTTATTTAGAAGTGATCGAAAAAGAGATCGCTAAAGTACCTCAAGAAGATTTGGAGAATTATGCAACTCGAGTAGGGATCATCCAGGCAAATCCGAATGATCCTTTTACTAAAAGAGGAAAACATTACGGAATGGTAATGGCATATTTAACTGCAGAAGAGAACCGCAAAAAATGCCATAAAACCGACGATATCATCCAAAAACTCAGAAGAAAAACTCTCTGGTTGCTTAACGAAACTTCCCGTAAAATTGAAGAGGAAAAGATCCAGAAAGAAGCCGCAGAAATCAAAAATCCTTGTGATGTGCCCGAACCTGTCGTTATCCCAGAAGAATTCGAATCTCTTAGAGGCAAACTAGTCTCATTAGAATACGAAAAAGTATCCGGAGGACCTCCTGTAGGAAAACCGGTTGCGATCGAGATTAGAGGAGATAGTTACGACACTCTTCTCAAAATCGCCGCGGAATACAAAGGTATATTAGGAAAAGTGAAAGGAGTCACGGATATTGCTGACGACTTCAACGAAGGTAAGGACGAAGTACGTATTCGAGTCAGCGAATCTCTTGCTTCTACCGCCGGAGTCTCCGTATTCAAAGTCGCCCAAGCAATCAATACTGCATTCCAAGGAACTGTCGCCACCAAGATCAAAAGGACGGACGAAGAAGTAGAGGTAAAAGTAAGATTTCCTGAATCCTATAGAAAGTCGGTGGAAAGTTTAAATCATGTATATGTTTCCAACTCCATCGGAAAAATGATCCCGGTGTCCCGTTTAGTAACGATGCAAAGACTTCCAGGTGTTTCCAATATCAATCACTTGGATGGGAAACGTTTGGTGACGGTCACAGCAAACTTGGCCGGCGGAAAACAGGCTAATTCAAGCGAAGCAAATGCTTCCGCTAAAAAATTAGCGGAACAAGAAAAGATCATAGATAAGTATCCCGGTTATATAGTTCGTTTCGGTGGCGAGAATAAGGATACGGAAGAGTCCATGGGCTCCTTGGGATTTCTGTTCTTGATGGCACTTCTTATCATGTACATCATCATCGCTTCCCAATTCGGATCTTTAATGCAGCCTCTTGTGATCGGAAGCGCTATCCCCTTCTCCTTTATTGGAGTAATCCTGGCATTCGTAAGCCATGGAGAATATTTCGGATTCTTGGCGATGCTTGGGATTGTAGGACTTGCAGGAGTTGTGGTAAACGACTCCATCGTGCTTGTTGATTTTGCAAACACATTAAGAAGAGAAAATCCGAACAAGAATATTAAGGAAATTTTAGTAGATACTGGAAATCTAAGATTAAGAGCGGTAACCTTAACTACTGTTACCACTGTGCTCGGACTTTTGCCGACTGCATACGGGATCGGCGGTTACGATCCGTTCTTAGTACCTATGGCACTCGCTTTTGGTTGGGGACTTGCGTTCGCAAGTATCATCACCTTGATCATGGTGCCCGTATTCTATCTTCACCTTTATAATTTTCAAACTTGGTTTTATGGGAGAATAGAAAGGATTTTCGGTAAAAAACAGGTCGTAAAACCTAGTACGGTCTATTTCCCAAGCCCTGAATTTTCGAGCGAGCCTGATAGGATTTTAACGAATAATAAAGGTAAAAAGAAGAAGTAAGATCAAAACGAAAAGCGGGAAATCAATCCTGCTTTTCGTTCAATATTTCCGGAATGGTTACGAATTTATAACCCTTGTTTAGCATTGCCTGGATAAAATCAGGAAGAATATAAATCAGCTTTTCGGATTGTCTTGGAGAACCTAAGTGCATTAAAATAATTGCACCGTTCATTCCATTTTTATCGGAAGCTTCCCAGCGATATAGAAAATCCAGCATCTCTTCTTTAGTTTTATAATGAGGATTTTGTACTAGTTTCGTTTTACCGGTCGCCGAATCTTTTTTAGTGATGTATTTTTTATAGACGAAGTCAGGTACATCCAAAGAACCCACCGTATTATTGCTCCAGAAAATATGGTTTTCATAACCTTGGGTGGCATATACATCCAAGATGATCTGATCCACCGCACCGTAGGGCAATCTATAATACTTAGTAAGAGTAAGCCCGGTAATAGTTCTGAATTTATCCTCTACAGAAGTAAGCTCTTCTAAAAGAAGATTAAAATCCGGAATCTCATCCGCAACGTAGCTCAAAAGCGCTCTCTTTCTAAGAGAGGATTCCTTTAAACTTCTAGGTAGATTGAAATGGCTCCAAGTATGATTCCCGAAAACTACCCTTCCGTCCAAAGCGGCTAATTTTTTAAGATAGACCAAATTGGTTTTGGAAAATAAGGATCCGCCCTTTTTAGCAGGATTTTCGTTCGAAACGAATAAGGTCACCTTGATCGGAAACCTCATCATAAATTCGTAAAGTATTTGTAGATCTTCTCCTGTACCCAAATCAAAAGTAAGGGAGATTTCTTTGAAATTCGGATTTCCCCGGCTAATATTCTTACCAGTTCCGGGTTTAGGAATGATAGCTTGTAAGGAATTTAAGTTTTTATTCACTTCTTCGCTTAGATCGCCGTCAGGAACGTCATCCAAGATGGAAGATTTAAAACGAAGGACTTCCTCTTCTCTTTGTTGTTCTTCCAACCTTAAACTTGTGATATCTTCCGAAAGAACTGAGATAACTTCATTCTGTTTTTGGACTGTGTTTTGGAGAGAATCCAACCTTCTTGCCAAAGCAAAAACAGTGGTGACGCTCAAGATCAGAAAAAAGAATACGGAGGAACCGATCCGGATCTGACGAAATTTTTTTTCCAGGACTTCGGATTCTACTTCGTTGTCCTGGATTTCCTTGATCGTCTTGGAAAGTACTGTGGATTCTTCTTCGCTGAGCATGTTCTGATTTCGGTCAACTGACCAGACGGATGAATTTTCCTTTTTTGCCTTGGCGAATCAAGTATTCTGCGTTTTTACTTACGGTAAATTTTTCGTCCGAAAGTTTCTCCTCGTCGACATAAATCCCCCCGGAC
The window above is part of the Leptospira licerasiae serovar Varillal str. VAR 010 genome. Proteins encoded here:
- the def gene encoding peptide deformylase, whose amino-acid sequence is MSVRKILKIGDPLLRKTSETVHPDELGTKEFKKLIRDMFDTMRHADGVGLAAPQIGIMKKIVVVGSDPEDDSPSRVPERILINPEIKPVTDSLDGNWEGCLSVPGMRGYVERPNKIQMKWMDEKGSIHDEIIEGYSAIVYQHECDHLNGVLYVDRLKSTKMFGFNDSMELTGPILD
- a CDS encoding efflux RND transporter permease subunit, producing the protein MKSIIEYFLSKSIFVNLLTVLIIFAGSFLAVKMNREAFPNINFDIVSISTLYLGASPQEVEKLVTNPLEKAIKEVDGIKEYRSASIEGRSGIVITLDPDTKDTQKVVDDIKSAIDRVEDLPEEVEDPIVTEITTARTPVIEVSITLKEDDGSVEAEKKLRAQAKIVEQALLDISGVAKVSRRGWRETEMQVDILPNSLFGFYLTGQDVIGALRNRNVNVPGGNVTGLDKEIILRTIGEFDTPEEISKVHVRGNEIGNAIRIQDIARVTEGLREAEYIENVNGTKTVALTVLKRQSADAIKVVDNVKSTVEKFRKGSPEFQYAFVNDLSKYIRRRLNVLISNATFGMILVTGSLFFFLGWRVALMTALGIPVSFGATFFIMDQFGLTLNLISMFGLVLVVGILVDDAIIICENVYRYIEEGLPPYEATLKGTLEVVSPVTATVTTTIAAFAPLLFMPGIFGKFVFSIPLVVIIALCASLAEAFFILPNHLYDINKGGVKAGEIKEESGWFSKFRNTKYVPALKFALNNPWKMTIGLVSLLIASFIIQILFSKFKLFPGSVDQFYVKVTAKTGASLNETYRYLEVIEKEIAKVPQEDLENYATRVGIIQANPNDPFTKRGKHYGMVMAYLTAEENRKKCHKTDDIIQKLRRKTLWLLNETSRKIEEEKIQKEAAEIKNPCDVPEPVVIPEEFESLRGKLVSLEYEKVSGGPPVGKPVAIEIRGDSYDTLLKIAAEYKGILGKVKGVTDIADDFNEGKDEVRIRVSESLASTAGVSVFKVAQAINTAFQGTVATKIKRTDEEVEVKVRFPESYRKSVESLNHVYVSNSIGKMIPVSRLVTMQRLPGVSNINHLDGKRLVTVTANLAGGKQANSSEANASAKKLAEQEKIIDKYPGYIVRFGGENKDTEESMGSLGFLFLMALLIMYIIIASQFGSLMQPLVIGSAIPFSFIGVILAFVSHGEYFGFLAMLGIVGLAGVVVNDSIVLVDFANTLRRENPNKNIKEILVDTGNLRLRAVTLTTVTTVLGLLPTAYGIGGYDPFLVPMALAFGWGLAFASIITLIMVPVFYLHLYNFQTWFYGRIERIFGKKQVVKPSTVYFPSPEFSSEPDRILTNNKGKKKK
- a CDS encoding polysaccharide deacetylase family protein produces the protein MLSEEESTVLSKTIKEIQDNEVESEVLEKKFRQIRIGSSVFFFLILSVTTVFALARRLDSLQNTVQKQNEVISVLSEDITSLRLEEQQREEEVLRFKSSILDDVPDGDLSEEVNKNLNSLQAIIPKPGTGKNISRGNPNFKEISLTFDLGTGEDLQILYEFMMRFPIKVTLFVSNENPAKKGGSLFSKTNLVYLKKLAALDGRVVFGNHTWSHFNLPRSLKESSLRKRALLSYVADEIPDFNLLLEELTSVEDKFRTITGLTLTKYYRLPYGAVDQIILDVYATQGYENHIFWSNNTVGSLDVPDFVYKKYITKKDSATGKTKLVQNPHYKTKEEMLDFLYRWEASDKNGMNGAIILMHLGSPRQSEKLIYILPDFIQAMLNKGYKFVTIPEILNEKQD